The following are encoded in a window of Armatimonadota bacterium genomic DNA:
- the tsaB gene encoding tRNA (adenosine(37)-N6)-threonylcarbamoyltransferase complex dimerization subunit type 1 TsaB, with amino-acid sequence MIAVISTSSPRVSVALISDSGAVVSSGTDPAKRQASEVAIRLLNEQLDQAQLSLKDVAAYAPDVGPGSFTGVRVGVTLCKMLAYAFDRQIVPVTAFDLISPAEPVAIHCKRDEYFLRIPQSQPTITTDKPESCVGYGGDLGEQLLPDAANFARVMESLQEINPALVVPLYIAEPSISTPKRDMGLGGTGV; translated from the coding sequence GTGATTGCGGTCATCAGCACGTCCAGCCCGCGCGTTTCTGTAGCTCTGATTTCAGACTCGGGAGCGGTCGTGAGCAGCGGTACCGACCCTGCGAAGAGGCAGGCCAGTGAAGTTGCGATTAGGCTTCTCAACGAACAGCTAGACCAAGCTCAGCTAAGCCTAAAGGACGTCGCCGCTTACGCCCCGGACGTCGGTCCGGGAAGTTTCACCGGCGTTCGGGTCGGGGTTACGCTTTGCAAGATGCTCGCCTATGCGTTCGACCGGCAGATCGTCCCCGTGACGGCATTCGACTTGATCTCTCCCGCCGAGCCGGTTGCGATCCATTGCAAGCGTGATGAATACTTCTTGCGGATTCCACAATCTCAACCGACTATCACGACCGACAAGCCTGAGAGCTGCGTGGGATACGGTGGTGATCTGGGCGAACAGCTGCTGCCAGACGCTGCGAACTTCGCCCGCGTGATGGAATCGTTGCAGGAAATCAACCCCGCTCTAGTCGTTCCGCTGTATATAGCGGAGCCCAGCATCAGCACACCGAAACGCGATATGGGTCTGGGGGGCACAGGTGTCTGA
- a CDS encoding sialate O-acetylesterase, translating to MKRLLPTTLLLLFVASAFAGVTMPAVFSDNMVLQRDQPVRLWGWGTPGEEVRVIVDEEKWLVQVDDNGQWGVTLSAHEAGGPHVLTVEGSNKLEFKNVMFGDVFICSGQSNMQFAVRQSNNATEEIANATDRGIRLFEVPRVSSESPLASAGGGWAVCSPESVAGFSAVAYFFAKSIRVRTDVVIGLIHTSWGGTPVESWISRPGLRRIPETSVLLDDHLERMASPQLMASAPASARRPAWFPGGLYNGMIAPFTKYGVRGAIWYQGESNTGNPSLYRRTFPELIHNWRRAWGQRSFVFYFVQLANFRGNPGWPGLREAQFMALDLQETGMAVTIDIGNTNDIHPKNKQDVGYRLARWALRDIYGLSVVPSGPLYAGLKRVGARLEVSFDFGSGLKPSSGEALLGFEIAGADQNFVPAQVQIKGDKVVVWSDQVQLPVAVRYGWLADPNCNLVNDAGLPASPFRTDDWN from the coding sequence ATGAAGCGGCTACTCCCAACAACCTTGCTCTTGCTTTTTGTCGCGTCGGCGTTTGCCGGCGTGACGATGCCTGCGGTGTTCAGCGACAACATGGTGCTGCAGCGCGATCAGCCGGTCAGGCTTTGGGGCTGGGGGACTCCCGGCGAAGAGGTTCGCGTGATCGTCGATGAGGAGAAGTGGCTGGTACAAGTGGACGATAACGGCCAATGGGGTGTGACGCTGTCAGCGCACGAGGCTGGAGGTCCGCACGTTCTCACTGTCGAGGGTTCCAACAAGCTGGAGTTCAAGAACGTGATGTTCGGCGATGTGTTCATCTGTTCTGGGCAGTCGAACATGCAGTTTGCAGTCCGCCAAAGCAATAACGCGACCGAGGAGATCGCGAATGCGACCGACAGGGGGATCAGGCTGTTCGAAGTGCCCCGCGTTTCCAGTGAGAGCCCCTTGGCTTCGGCCGGAGGCGGCTGGGCGGTCTGCTCGCCGGAATCCGTCGCTGGGTTCTCGGCAGTAGCTTACTTTTTTGCCAAGTCGATCCGGGTGAGGACTGACGTCGTGATCGGGCTGATCCATACGTCTTGGGGTGGCACGCCAGTCGAGTCGTGGATATCCCGACCAGGACTCCGGCGCATACCGGAGACCAGCGTGCTCCTCGACGATCATCTTGAGCGCATGGCAAGTCCGCAGCTCATGGCCTCCGCCCCTGCATCCGCAAGGCGCCCTGCGTGGTTCCCAGGAGGGCTGTACAACGGCATGATCGCACCGTTCACCAAGTACGGCGTTCGAGGAGCCATTTGGTATCAAGGCGAGTCGAACACCGGAAATCCGTCGCTGTACCGCCGCACGTTTCCCGAGTTAATCCACAACTGGCGAAGAGCGTGGGGGCAGCGTTCATTTGTGTTTTATTTCGTGCAGCTGGCCAATTTCAGAGGCAATCCAGGTTGGCCTGGGCTGCGTGAGGCGCAGTTCATGGCGCTCGACTTGCAGGAGACCGGTATGGCGGTGACCATCGATATCGGCAACACCAACGACATCCATCCGAAGAACAAGCAGGACGTAGGCTATCGACTAGCCCGCTGGGCGCTCCGCGACATCTACGGTCTGTCCGTCGTGCCGTCAGGTCCGCTGTACGCCGGGCTCAAGCGCGTGGGCGCCCGCCTTGAGGTGAGCTTCGATTTTGGCAGTGGCTTGAAGCCTAGCAGCGGGGAAGCGTTGCTCGGATTCGAGATTGCTGGGGCAGACCAGAATTTCGTCCCGGCCCAGGTCCAAATCAAGGGGGACAAGGTGGTTGTCTGGAGCGATCAGGTGCAACTGCCGGTCGCAGTCCGGTACGGCTGGCTGGCCGATCCGAACTGCAACCTGGTCAACGATGCGGGGTTGCCGGCCAGCCCGTTCCGGACGGACGACTGGAACTAA
- the dnaN gene encoding DNA polymerase III subunit beta — MKLTVTRKDLAEALAIAGSACSTRTALPVLSSIRLEAAGSALNLLGCDGELWAESVAAANVETPGSICVPYKLLSDIVGSLPDGQVEIALEGTTVLLQCGKSEFKMMALTADEFPPMPSVEPTSELSFPFSEFVRAVSGVVFAVSDDSSRPVLTGVLFSYDGEVLTLVATDTHRLAVQRIHREGIGSKIDAIVPAKALKTLRQLPVDEEETITVRFDDSRLLVEAGSSKVVSQLLMGQYPNWERVVPQEYTRSWTVDREEFHDNLRRAMILARDNANRVRLTGEGETIVITARSEDKGEAREEVACVSKNGDIKIAFNGQYVMDALNALNGDGIATEMTEPSRPAVLRPTEGGDDHFCVVMPMAVD; from the coding sequence ATGAAGCTTACAGTAACTAGAAAGGACTTGGCCGAGGCGCTGGCCATCGCTGGCTCCGCGTGCAGCACCCGCACCGCGCTTCCAGTCCTATCATCGATTCGACTTGAGGCTGCAGGATCAGCGCTGAATCTGCTGGGCTGCGACGGCGAGCTGTGGGCCGAAAGCGTCGCGGCCGCCAACGTCGAAACTCCCGGTTCGATCTGCGTGCCGTACAAGCTGCTGTCCGACATCGTCGGCTCTTTGCCCGACGGTCAGGTTGAAATAGCCCTGGAAGGCACCACGGTGCTCTTGCAGTGCGGCAAATCCGAGTTCAAGATGATGGCGCTGACGGCGGACGAGTTCCCTCCGATGCCCAGCGTTGAACCGACCTCCGAGCTGAGCTTTCCGTTCAGTGAGTTCGTGCGAGCGGTGTCTGGCGTTGTCTTCGCGGTATCGGACGACTCGAGCCGGCCCGTGCTGACCGGAGTCTTGTTCTCCTACGACGGAGAGGTGCTGACCCTCGTGGCGACGGATACGCACCGCCTAGCGGTCCAACGGATTCATCGAGAGGGCATTGGATCTAAGATCGACGCGATCGTCCCTGCGAAAGCGCTGAAGACCTTGCGGCAACTTCCCGTCGACGAGGAAGAGACCATCACGGTCCGGTTCGATGACTCACGCCTTCTCGTCGAAGCCGGGAGTTCCAAGGTCGTTTCCCAGTTGCTCATGGGCCAGTATCCAAATTGGGAGAGGGTCGTGCCGCAGGAGTACACGCGATCCTGGACGGTAGACCGCGAAGAGTTTCACGACAACTTGCGCCGAGCGATGATCCTGGCCCGAGACAACGCCAACCGAGTCCGGCTCACCGGTGAAGGCGAGACGATCGTTATCACCGCCAGGAGCGAGGACAAGGGCGAGGCCCGCGAGGAAGTAGCCTGCGTCAGCAAGAACGGCGATATCAAGATCGCTTTCAACGGCCAGTACGTGATGGACGCGCTCAACGCGCTCAACGGGGATGGAATAGCGACTGAGATGACCGAGCCATCGCGCCCTGCTGTACTCAGGCCGACAGAGGGTGGTGACGACCACTTCTGCGTCGTCATGCCGATGGCCGTGGACTAG
- the flhA gene encoding flagellar biosynthesis protein FlhA: protein MSILQKILRHTDLMLGVAMLVIVSMLIMPIPHWALDIGLVMAIAASVIIILTTVNVKNPLEFSVFPSLLLITTLFRLALSIAATKLILGTADGGRVIQTFGEFVLGGNFVVGFVTFLILMIVQFIVITNGATRVSEVVARFTLDAMPGKQMAIDADLASGLIDEAGARARRKEVKQEADFFGAMDGASKFVKGDAIASMLIIVVNIIGGFIVGFMRGEGDAMVILQTYAILSVGEGLVMQIPALLISTASGLLVTRAGQDRGMGETIFGQVLGQHKALSSAGIAMALFGLVPGFPLLTFGLIGGAIFCVSHFIGRNKELRNLIDGDGDEAEAEAKAQAEEASPAPTGPEAVLPLIQVDALEIEIGYGLTKLADSRVGGDLADRVTATRRQLAIELGFVMPSVRIRDNAELAPTDYVIKVRGETVAKSMANPDQVLAIDGGAVLSPLSGTQTKEPVFDLDAVWIDPGQREHAERNGYTVVEPAAMIATHLAEIVKTFAAELITRQDVNTLLENAKEANETVVNELVPEIVQIGDIQKVLQHLLRERIPIRDLVTILETMADFAGRVKDNEQLGELVRAAIARTITRQYADEDGRVYCITLDPPYERTLQDAIQHTPGGSILALEPADQSKLLEDLQQQSDTAMAEGKQPVVLCGNNLRLPLRRLIERFNPSLSVLAFNEVSSQADVEFIGQVAAA from the coding sequence ATGTCGATCCTGCAGAAAATCCTACGGCACACCGATTTGATGCTGGGCGTGGCGATGCTCGTCATCGTTTCGATGCTCATCATGCCCATTCCACATTGGGCGCTCGACATAGGTCTGGTCATGGCGATCGCGGCGTCGGTCATCATCATCCTGACCACCGTCAACGTGAAGAACCCGCTAGAGTTCAGCGTCTTTCCCAGTCTTCTGCTGATCACGACTCTCTTCCGACTTGCGCTCAGCATCGCGGCTACAAAGCTGATTCTGGGCACTGCCGACGGTGGACGCGTCATCCAGACGTTCGGCGAATTCGTCCTCGGGGGCAACTTCGTCGTCGGATTCGTCACGTTCTTGATCCTGATGATCGTGCAGTTCATCGTCATCACGAACGGTGCGACGCGCGTGTCGGAAGTTGTAGCGCGGTTCACCCTGGACGCCATGCCCGGAAAACAGATGGCGATCGACGCCGATCTGGCGTCCGGACTGATCGACGAAGCTGGCGCTAGAGCCCGCCGCAAGGAAGTCAAGCAGGAAGCCGACTTCTTCGGAGCGATGGACGGTGCGAGCAAGTTTGTCAAAGGCGACGCCATTGCCTCGATGCTGATCATCGTCGTGAACATCATCGGTGGCTTTATCGTCGGTTTCATGCGGGGCGAGGGGGATGCGATGGTCATCCTCCAGACATATGCAATTCTGTCCGTCGGAGAAGGGCTGGTCATGCAGATTCCAGCCCTTCTGATCTCCACGGCTAGCGGCCTGCTCGTAACGCGAGCAGGCCAAGACCGGGGGATGGGTGAAACGATTTTCGGTCAGGTACTTGGGCAGCACAAGGCACTCAGCTCTGCCGGAATCGCCATGGCTCTGTTCGGCCTAGTCCCCGGGTTTCCGCTGCTTACGTTCGGCCTGATCGGTGGCGCGATCTTCTGCGTCAGCCACTTTATCGGCCGAAACAAAGAACTAAGGAATCTGATAGATGGAGACGGCGACGAGGCCGAGGCCGAAGCAAAGGCCCAGGCTGAAGAGGCATCGCCTGCTCCTACAGGGCCCGAGGCTGTCCTCCCGCTCATCCAGGTTGATGCGCTGGAGATCGAGATCGGCTATGGGCTGACGAAACTCGCCGATTCGCGAGTCGGCGGCGACTTAGCAGATCGAGTCACAGCGACCCGCCGGCAACTGGCGATCGAACTCGGCTTCGTCATGCCGAGCGTGCGAATACGCGACAACGCGGAGTTGGCGCCGACCGATTACGTGATCAAGGTGAGGGGCGAGACTGTCGCAAAGTCCATGGCGAATCCTGATCAGGTGCTGGCCATCGACGGTGGAGCCGTACTGTCGCCTCTGAGCGGAACGCAGACGAAGGAGCCTGTCTTCGACCTGGACGCCGTGTGGATCGACCCGGGACAGCGTGAACACGCAGAGCGAAACGGATACACCGTGGTCGAGCCGGCAGCAATGATCGCTACCCACTTGGCAGAAATCGTCAAGACGTTCGCGGCGGAGCTGATTACGCGACAGGACGTCAACACGCTTCTGGAGAACGCCAAAGAAGCCAACGAGACGGTAGTCAACGAACTGGTGCCTGAAATCGTGCAGATCGGGGACATCCAGAAGGTGCTGCAACATCTGCTCAGAGAGCGGATCCCGATCCGCGATCTCGTCACCATCTTGGAAACGATGGCCGACTTCGCAGGGCGCGTCAAAGACAACGAGCAACTCGGAGAGCTGGTGCGGGCTGCGATCGCCCGCACCATCACGCGCCAATACGCCGACGAAGACGGCCGGGTGTACTGCATCACGCTTGACCCTCCCTACGAGCGAACCCTTCAAGATGCGATTCAGCACACTCCGGGCGGGTCGATCCTGGCCTTGGAGCCGGCCGACCAGAGCAAGCTATTGGAGGACCTTCAACAGCAGTCCGATACGGCGATGGCCGAAGGAAAGCAGCCGGTCGTGTTATGCGGGAACAACCTGAGACTCCCTCTTCGCCGCCTGATCGAGCGGTTCAATCCGAGCCTCTCCGTACTAGCGTTCAACGAAGTATCGAGCCAGGCAGACGTCGAGTTTATCGGCCAAGTCGCGGCGGCCTGA
- a CDS encoding histidine--tRNA ligase — MSVEYSRPRGTHDVLPDEVFRWQHVESAFAGLASRFGYSEIRTPTFEPTDLFTRTSGDTSDIVTKQMYTFTDKGDRSMTLKPEATAPAMRAYLEGGLAGSGQIARLWYNTRIYRYERPQKGRHRESYQVGVELIGSSSPSADAEVIELTVGFYEEIGLSGVTVKLNCIGKAATREKYGAALLEHADAWLKDQDQDIRDRAEKNPLRLLDSKSSEVQRAMEGAPLITDYLEDSSRQHFEQVQSLLSDANVSFELAPEIVRGLDYYTDTVFEVQDSGLGAQNALCGGGRYDGLVADIGGPDTPSVGVAMGIERALMAMEGQGVELSKPRLDVYLVAASESAWRPIAELARACRAKRLSASYDLDHRPVSKQFKQADRAGARFAIVIGDDELSSSSVTLRDLDSREQSVVPLAEVIGRICDMRE; from the coding sequence ATGTCGGTCGAATACTCAAGACCTCGCGGCACGCACGACGTTCTGCCAGACGAAGTGTTTCGATGGCAGCACGTCGAATCTGCGTTCGCTGGTCTGGCGTCGCGCTTCGGGTATTCGGAAATCCGCACTCCGACCTTTGAACCGACAGACCTTTTCACCCGGACAAGCGGTGACACTAGCGACATCGTCACAAAGCAGATGTACACCTTCACGGACAAGGGGGATCGCAGCATGACCTTGAAGCCGGAGGCCACCGCACCCGCGATGCGCGCGTACTTGGAAGGCGGTCTGGCGGGGTCCGGGCAGATTGCGCGGCTTTGGTACAACACGCGCATTTACCGCTACGAGCGCCCCCAAAAAGGGCGACACCGCGAATCGTACCAAGTCGGGGTCGAACTGATCGGAAGCTCGTCTCCCAGCGCGGACGCCGAGGTGATCGAGCTGACTGTCGGCTTTTACGAAGAGATCGGCCTAAGCGGAGTGACGGTCAAGCTCAACTGCATTGGAAAAGCCGCAACTCGCGAGAAGTACGGCGCGGCATTACTGGAGCACGCCGACGCGTGGCTCAAGGACCAGGATCAGGATATCCGTGATCGAGCTGAAAAGAACCCGCTGCGCCTACTCGACAGCAAGTCGTCAGAAGTCCAGCGCGCAATGGAGGGCGCACCGCTCATCACCGACTATCTTGAGGACTCGAGCCGTCAGCACTTCGAGCAAGTACAGTCGCTGCTGTCGGATGCGAACGTGAGCTTTGAGCTTGCGCCAGAGATCGTGCGCGGGCTCGACTACTACACCGACACGGTGTTCGAAGTGCAGGACAGCGGCCTCGGCGCACAGAACGCCCTCTGCGGCGGTGGCCGCTACGACGGCCTCGTCGCTGACATCGGCGGGCCCGATACACCTAGCGTCGGCGTCGCCATGGGCATTGAGCGAGCGCTGATGGCGATGGAGGGTCAAGGCGTCGAGTTGAGCAAGCCGCGCCTGGACGTCTATCTCGTTGCTGCCTCCGAGTCGGCGTGGAGGCCGATCGCAGAGTTGGCCCGCGCTTGTCGGGCAAAGCGGCTGAGCGCGTCGTACGATCTCGATCATCGCCCGGTGTCAAAGCAGTTCAAGCAAGCGGACCGCGCCGGAGCAAGGTTTGCCATCGTGATCGGCGACGACGAGCTGAGCAGCTCTTCTGTCACGTTGAGGGACTTGGACAGCCGCGAACAGTCGGTTGTGCCGCTTGCGGAGGTTATCGGTCGTATATGCGACATGCGCGAATAG
- a CDS encoding class II aldolase/adducin family protein, with product MSELQLRRAICDVGHLLWQGGLVNGRQGVITARLSANKMVCTPSAQSKGHLDPGDLFVLPIRAKSTSKAKSSTKKSQEDAAHADLLTHQEIYRLRPDCGAVVQAFPPIATSFSLVGDDIPDNLLPESASELGSVASVPFARPGTQDDLDLMRLYIADHKTFLLSHRGALALGKDVYEAAYRIESLESVAKVVLHARLLGEPRSMPLGDFDWYLKTALNGDLG from the coding sequence ATGTCAGAGCTTCAGTTGCGCAGGGCGATTTGCGACGTCGGCCATCTCTTGTGGCAGGGAGGGTTGGTCAACGGTCGCCAAGGGGTGATCACGGCTCGATTGTCCGCCAACAAGATGGTATGTACGCCTAGCGCGCAGAGCAAGGGGCATCTCGATCCTGGCGATCTCTTCGTCCTACCGATCAGAGCGAAGTCGACCAGCAAGGCCAAATCATCGACCAAAAAATCGCAAGAGGATGCTGCGCACGCTGACCTTCTGACTCACCAGGAAATCTATCGCCTTCGCCCGGACTGCGGCGCCGTTGTTCAAGCGTTTCCCCCGATTGCGACCAGCTTCAGCCTAGTGGGCGACGACATCCCGGACAACTTGCTCCCCGAGTCAGCGTCCGAGCTGGGCAGCGTGGCGTCGGTGCCGTTTGCCCGGCCCGGGACTCAGGATGACCTAGACCTGATGCGCCTGTACATAGCTGACCACAAGACGTTCCTCCTGAGCCACAGAGGCGCGCTTGCTCTCGGCAAGGACGTCTACGAAGCCGCGTACCGGATCGAGTCGCTCGAAAGCGTCGCCAAGGTCGTTTTGCACGCAAGGCTGCTTGGCGAGCCACGGTCGATGCCATTAGGTGATTTCGACTGGTACCTGAAGACAGCCCTCAACGGTGACCTTGGCTGA
- the murB gene encoding UDP-N-acetylmuramate dehydrogenase, which translates to MSDDRYRRHVSLRGFTSLRAGGEAERLYVARTVDELAGAVASAPDGEDLLVLGGCTNVLPSDHGVPGLVIVNRASSIRLEDETNLIADVGAHFQDVFLAAAQAGLEGMEFAVGIPGSLGGAIVSNAGAYRSNIGSLITEIELIESGVRKWVEPEFLQFSYRDSIIRRQERSGIYLLQVKLQLRPGSAPDIYDRARDYQRQRISKQPLPASAGSFFKNVYDRALAESLENLPDRLKDAGVVPSGYLIEAVGLKGFRYGGALISEKHANYIVNESGAKAFAIRQLAEYAKSAVSERFDVQLEEEVLYIGDWSRFRQEQIGP; encoded by the coding sequence GTGTCTGACGACAGGTATCGAAGGCACGTAAGCCTGCGAGGATTCACCAGTCTGAGAGCCGGTGGTGAAGCCGAGCGGCTTTACGTCGCCCGCACGGTAGACGAGCTGGCAGGCGCTGTGGCAAGTGCGCCGGATGGCGAAGACCTCCTTGTGCTCGGTGGATGCACGAACGTGCTGCCGTCGGATCACGGAGTGCCAGGGCTCGTGATCGTGAATCGGGCATCCTCGATCCGACTGGAAGATGAAACGAATTTGATCGCGGACGTTGGCGCTCACTTTCAAGACGTGTTCTTGGCTGCTGCGCAAGCTGGTCTGGAAGGCATGGAGTTCGCCGTGGGAATACCGGGCTCGCTCGGCGGTGCGATCGTGAGCAACGCTGGCGCCTATCGCAGCAACATCGGCAGCCTCATAACAGAAATCGAGCTAATCGAATCCGGCGTGCGGAAATGGGTCGAGCCAGAGTTCTTGCAGTTCTCCTATCGGGACTCGATCATCCGCAGGCAGGAGAGGTCGGGGATTTACCTGCTCCAGGTCAAGCTGCAGTTGAGGCCCGGCAGCGCACCTGATATCTACGACCGGGCGCGCGACTATCAGAGGCAGAGAATCTCGAAACAGCCGCTTCCGGCGAGCGCTGGAAGCTTCTTCAAGAACGTGTACGATCGGGCGCTCGCCGAGTCGTTGGAAAACCTCCCGGATAGGTTAAAGGACGCTGGGGTAGTGCCTTCCGGTTACTTGATCGAAGCGGTTGGACTCAAGGGGTTTCGATACGGGGGAGCGCTGATTTCAGAAAAGCACGCAAACTACATTGTGAACGAGTCCGGAGCCAAGGCGTTTGCGATACGGCAGCTCGCAGAGTACGCCAAGAGCGCAGTTTCCGAACGGTTCGACGTGCAACTGGAGGAAGAGGTGCTGTACATCGGCGACTGGAGCCGCTTCAGGCAGGAGCAGATCGGCCCGTAG